In the Epinephelus fuscoguttatus linkage group LG10, E.fuscoguttatus.final_Chr_v1 genome, GTTAGGCGATGTCAGGGAGGTGTCTTTTGTTGCTGCCTGTGGGACACTTCCCAAGCACTTATATATCTGATGTAGTGTCTACCCTGGAGGACAAGGCATCATCACTTCCAGTGGAGCATGAGGAAGACCTTGAGACTAATGTTTAATTAGTCTGGAGAAGATGTCAACCCACACAAACTTGCATATTTTCTCGCCAACGCTTTCTCTAACTTCTCACGTGTGAATGTCCTCCAATGTCCACAGGTATTGGATGGAGCAGGTCTCGATGTAGACTTCTTCATCTCCTCCCCATCTGGCCAAGTGCTGTTCAGTGACTACCGCAAGTCAGATGGAGTGCACACGTAAGTCACACAGGTGATCGAGGGGTGCACACATTACCGACACAGACACATGCGCACACTCTTAACTGGCTGTGCGTTCCTCCAGAGTTGAGACCGAGGACGGAGACTACATGTTCTGCTTCGACAACACGTTCAGCTCCGTCTCCGAGAAGCTCATCTTCTTCGAGTTGATCCTGGACAACATGGACACGGATGAAGACCCAGACGACTGGAAGGAGTATGTCCATGGAGTGGACACGCTGGACATGAGGCTGGAAGACATTATGGTAAGGGGGCAGCCAAATTTGACATGCAACACATTCCAGAGTTGTTGTGTAATAGGTTTGTTTGTGTGGGAACTAAGTTAAGTCGTTTTGTTAGGTGTTTTAGACTTTGTCCCTCTTCTCTGCCGTTGAGATATTTGTCACTGTGCCACCTGTGCTCGCAGGATGACATAGAGGGTGCAAAGCGACCCAACAGACTGCCAACCATATAGCAGTACTGAGAGGCGCTGACACAGTGTGTTTTCTCAATGCACAGCAGAGCAAAGTAAAAGTGTGTTATCTCAGTGACATGTTGAAGATGTGCTGGTCTCAAACTAAAGTAAGAGCCTGTCACCTGTAGCTATTTTTAGCTCACTGACACTGTCTCTGTTTGTATTTCCTTTCCTGCAATATTTCTAACTGCTCGCTATGTTTTAGGCAATGTAGTGCACAGCTcacgccaccagaggtcagccTTTAGTGGTGGAGCTGGCAGCTGAGTTGAGAAAGATGGCGACTGTGGGTGGTgaggataacgttacaggactggGAAAAAAGCTAAATTCCTCTGCTCATGTTCTGGAGTATTGCCACgtgtaactttattttgacatgacGTCCTCCAACTACAAAAGCAGTTATAAGCCACCTGATTTTATCCAACACATCTATTTTGTTCAGCCCATTATTGCGTCGGTACCCACTGCAGCAACATGTTTCACTGGGTCCTCCTATCTGTTCGTTGTTTTGTGGGGCGTAAGCATTTAAACCCAGCAAGACTTGTCGAAGTAAGCGACTTGCGTATTAGAAACACAGCACTGTAGCACAGACAATGACATACATGATACAATTAGTGCGTTCACacgacattagagaaaatcgaTTTAATTGTGTCAGTCCAAgtaaaaccggacttttaaaatacatgtaaacatgttagtcggactgaaattgtactaaatCAGATTTCTAAAACACGCCCAGATAGTGTGATTAGGAGTCGAATTACTCGTGTGTAAATTCAGTCAGTCAGACCAAAagtggccgaggcgctctgcacatgctccacagtttcctcctctggctttgacctggaagtctgatagcattaaatgtgtaacagaagaagaagccagtaGCAACGTGGTGAAATCTGCATCCAGAGCTGTGCTTTTTCGGACGTACGAGGAGACAGTTTATGCTGTGTTAGCTGAAAGACctaaatattttgaaataaatggatgatgaaaacacagaatggcggtgtgttaagaaaaaaaaagaggtggaACAGTTGGACGACACTCGATTGTTAAGGTCCAGTagtaacaagctgaaagggggcatatcgccacctatcgtagaggagtcggaCATACTTCAGTTAACAAATcaattcccctcccgtgcttgtttACTGGGACAAGCACAGTAGTCCACTAACTGTACATGTAAATATACTCCATGACTTCTATCACCAGCAGCTCAGCTtttacgttttgtttttttgttaaacaaATACCGTCATATACGTATACCCTGGTGAAATGTCTGGAAGCTATGATGGCATGAAAAATTAAATACTGCCCAAGCCTACCAGTCCATATCTGGTTGATGAGACGTGGTTATACTGAAGGATAATACTGctaatgaaacacacacatttcctaTCATTTCTTGACAGTAAAAGCATCCCACAGGTTCGCAAATGGAAAGCTTTCAATGTAAAGCAGCAATAGAGGAAATGTTGGCTTTGCATTAGCAGTAAATTAACACAGCTTTAAGTGATAAGTATACAATAAAACATGCTTGATATCTTCAAGGACAAATATGAACATTAGAGTGCAAGTGTAGGGAGCTGCAGGGAGACTATCAAAAGTATTGAGAGCCGAACGCACAAAAACTTTATAAGAACAGCTGTCTCTAGTCTGCAGCACAGACATGCAGGAGTCTAACCACTGAGGACACATCTCAGGGGAGAGGACTGTCACGGGTTGGCATGGAAACGCATGTTGGCACAGCGCAGCTAAAAACGGACCAACCCGTGGAAAAACCCTTATACATGCAAAGTCACAAGGAGAGTGTTACAAGAATAGAAAATGTCATGAACCCTCACCTATTGGCTGAAGGCAACCAATTGTTTCATCTTGCACCACAATGGCCTGCACCGCCCCTTCACCGGGAACTGTCTTAATTTGTGTCAGAGGTCACATAGGCCTCGCTTAAAAAGACAGGAAATGTCTGTTTCAGCTGTgcaggaacttttttttttttttcatggaagaAGGAACACACCTGACTGAGCTGCTCTGCTTACAGACTCAAAGCtgtgtgtgatcactctgctttgtgagtgtgtgcatttaGTTTGTTCATtctgacctgtgtgtgtctTCTCCTCCAGGACACCATCAACAACGTGAAGGCTCGGCTGGGCAAGAGCGTGCACATCCAGACGGTGCTGCGGGCGTTCGAGGCTCGCGACAGAAACATCCAGGAGAGTAACTTTGACAGGGTGAACTTTTGGTCTGTCATAAATCTCATTGTTATGATGTTGGTATCGGCGGTTCAGGTCTACCTGGTCCGCTCGCTGTTTGAAGATAAAAAAATCCGCACATAACACCACCCCAAacggagggacagagggagagaaactaACGCACTTGCCCTCGGATAcctttggtatttttttcagCAGATCTCCTGGCTTGTGACTTTTAAAACAAGATGTCATCTgtacatgcgcacacacacacacacacacacacacacacacacacagacattttgacattctTAATGACAGTGTCACCTCTGTTGTTGCTCTTGTCCTCAGTCAACTGGAGTTTGTGGGACAGTGGGAGTCCCCGATTTGGAACATGAACTTATAACTGTCTGCCCCTCAACTTTGCAAACTTTGCTACAGAACAAAAGTCTCTTAGTCTCTCTTTAAAACTTGTATGTTGTTTTATAGTCCTCCCTAGTGGCTGTGATTCTTCGCAGAAAGTGACATAACATGCATGTTTACGATGTGACTATTTTTCTAACGCTAAAAGGCCgattgcaaaaacaaaatgtcctcttttctttggacatgtttttatttgagaTAAACTAGATGAAGAAATAGTATGTTGTCTGAagaatttgatttatttctgcCAAATAAGAGTGGGAAGTGCAATCAGTCTGTCATGAAGTCTTCCCCCATATGGTCGTACCTTTGTGTTACTAAGACGCCTTCGTGGTTTGTGTTTAGCTGCCAGCCTTTTGCCAGTCAGTGAGGCCTTTGAATATTTCCTCCATTGCTGTTGacattgatgttgtttttagaAATTTAGTCACACTTTCCCTTTCATGCCAACACAAAAAAAGTCAGGTGTCTAGGTAGGACCACGCTGCTAATCTTTGGCACTCATGGGGCCATGGAGTAGGAGTAAAGGAAATGGGTCATCTCCAAATCTCTTAATGACTACTGCTCGACTTTCCTCTGCCATGACTTGTGGCCTAAATGGCAGCTGCCCTCCTCTGTGAAGCCTCACTGCTGCTGGCGGGTGTCTTTTTACAGCCACCTACTGTGTGAAGATGTTGGGCCTGCCTGTCTCTCTGGTGTCTATTTCTATCTTACCGTCACCTGGAAGGTCATTACCACTACTACATGGGTACACTGCTGAGTTTAATATGCACGAGCCACTCGCTGCCTTGGCTACGTCAGCGTGCTTTTTAAATGCGTTCGTATTTTGTTGGGTATTCACGTTTTATCAGCCATCGTTACAAACTAACATCTGATCATTGCACTGTCTCTGATGCCACAGAACTTATATTTTTGTCTTCATATTCGTAGAGCACAATTAAACACAATGGGCCCCTGAGTGTTTTTAATCGGGGACCATCTTAAACGGGTCCACAGCTTGTTCTGATATGAGAGTTAAGGAACTGctcaagaggttttttttgtctcattggTTGCTTATTTGGTATTAAGACAGTACCGTGGCTTGTGAACAGATTACTTTTATTGTTGTTACTGGGCTCCACAGGTGGTTCGTCACTACCCTGCTGGATGCTCTTGTTGCCATCTTTTGCCCTGTGCTGTAAGATAAAGATCAAACAGTGAGTTCATGCCTTCATAATTTAACAGccttaggccctgatcacacagaaagcgttttagcagctgaaGGCGGCTTTTTGAATGAAGTTTGTCGCTTGCTGTTTTTGCGTTGCTATGCGCCTCGTGTTTCTGCGCTCAAGGCGTGTGGCATTTTTGCCGGATCTCTCTGAGCTCTTCGAGtcgaaaaaacttcaactcagagcagaaaatcaccccacgtcatctcttttttcccattgtcccattggatgatttgagaggcgggccttctgcagtggtcacgacaacaagtttacagttggtaagcAATGAAGGAGAatctggtggtagcggttgctggatacccagagctgtGCAACCTGACGAttgacagcaggttgtcaaactgcctcCAAGacatcctaaaatctgcctgtaaacatCCATCATGGAagcaaagctcctggaccaactggtggtgctTCCTGtaatccagcctcttttttatgGTCTCATgtgcccacacagatctctgtttatctgctgacagcctctcaccctcaaccagagctacagcaagtaccctctgcctcaacattttaggaactagatactaattactgtggcattcaattaaaaaaaaaaggcagtgcaacctgcaaaacgctttctgtgtgatcggggccttacGTTGGAACTAAGTGCTGTAAAACCAAATTTTGTTGAACAGTTCTACCACACAGTAAGTAAGAAGTATTGTCGGTCACCACGATAACATATAGGATGCCTATTGTTGAAAGAAACAGTCATTGTGTGCCTCAGTTTAAGTGTGTACTACCATTCTCTATTCCTCTGCACACCTGATCTCTCTGTGGTATCCAGTGTCTAATTTAAGTACTGTATGTTGAGATTCTATACATCTTTGATAGTTTAATACTATAAAGTTgcagttaaaggtccagtgtgtaggagtcAGAGGCATCTggtggcagaaatggtatataatattcataattatgttttcattagttcatAATAGTaagattttttgtgttttttgttgccttagaatgagccatttatatatctacacacagagcaggttttcttccacagagtccgccatgttgttttacagtagcccagaatggacaaaccaaacgctggctctagatagcacgttcacatttctttttctccGACGTGTTTGGCACACTGAAGAAGATGCAGTTCTGTcacttcaccactagatgccactaatccTGCACACTTGAACTTTAAAAGCagttactgatttattttaaagtgcttCGAAGTtctacaaaaataaagaaatatttttaaagtattttataaGTTGCTGAGTAGGACATTGTTAAAGTCTCTGGGTCAACAGCCAAACTGTCTTTGAAAAGTATTTTTACTTCTCTGATGGAGCAGTGGGGGAAGAGGGAAACATCGAAAGATATTTATTCAACTAATGTCCTGTAGttgtaaatgtgtataaatTAAACAATCATACATTTTTCTGACTTGTGCGTCCTATTGTGTTCCTACTGAGCAAAAACATGTTATTTAATTGAATTATTGTATTGCATGTGGAGACAGTATATCACTCTGTAATGCAGATACCTGCAGGAAAGGGAAGGTGTCTTGAAGCATGCAGCAGCTCAAGTGAAGCTGAAGTGACCCAATCATCAAGCTGCACGACTAGCTGGTGTCTTCCTCTGGATCGGGTTGTGCAGAGTCACAGGTCTGATGATTAAACACTCCTCTAGTGCTGAGCTGGCTGAGCTGGAGACCTCTGTCCAGCACAGCGGACGAAGCCGAGGAGGCCTGAAAGGAGAGGAAGTGATATTGGGCTTGTGCTGGTCATCAGCACTACTCATCCTCACATCGTTACACCTTGATTAATGACACTTACCGGCACATCAGATGTTTTGTGAATGATCCAGTACCTCTGGAAACGATGTCTTTGTTAAGCCACGGACTTGTCCTCAACTAGAATCAAAGATAGGCAAGGTGCAGATGGATTGATGAAGAGATTAGGGCAAAACTCAAACACGTTGTGACTAACTCAAAGTCAGAGTAAATGTTCCTTCTCATTAAGTGTAAATGCAAGATTTCAAATCTGATTAATTTACTGTGGCATTTGGAGTTTGTGGTTCCTTTGCCACCATGCCGAGGCTGACAGTTTTCCTGCTCGCTTGAGTTGTCACGTTGGAGACAGAGGGCTTTGGCCTCTGATGTAGGAttctgttattttacagatgTAGACACACACGGTTATGGATAAATATCACAGTAAGCATGGCACATGTATTTAAACAGTCGGCGTGATGAGAATAATCACAGGTTACCTTCCTGCAGGCATGCTTTGGTTATTGGCTGGTCTGTCCGCAGAGAAGGGGCCACATATGTTCACCACAGACACCTTGTCAAAGGAAAAGGAAGACGGTGACAGATTGTAACGTTCCTTTTTAAAGAATCCAACAACAGGAGCAGGGCGCAGGAGGTAAATGTAGCATGGTTAATCAGTTTTTAATTCAACAGCCACAACACTCTGCAATTAATCAACTGTGCAACATTCTTAACACCTctgaatgtatttatttagtcAACTTACAATGCACAGAACTGTACATACTTCTTATACCTATTCTTTTTCTTGACTTTATTCTATCgatgtatatattgtagttaCCATTATAGTgtaatacatattttatatttctgaatgtAACACTAGTTTACACAGTGTAATGTAGCACAATGcacatatttgtgtatttttacacacttaCAGGAGATATATATCTTATTCTTAATATATTAAGTACTGATATTAACATTGTAAAGGTTTGagatttatatttacataaatCTTTTTCAGTGTcctattcttatttttttaattctctattctttacttGGTACATCTAACGCCACGACTCTACACACTCTGacacagtaggtggtggtatgcaccttTAAAGCGGGTTTGCGAACCACCTTTAAAAtcgaagaagaagaaaagcagaCGCTCTGCTAACCACTTCCGGAAAACTGACAGAATGAGATAGTTGCATACGCGCTCAACAAAATTTCATCTCAGGTAGGCGGAAAAACATTTTGAGATATTTATGGAGATTGTTAGACAGACCGTCAACGTGTTAGTGTTCAGAAACACGCGTGTACACGTGGAATATCTGGTTTTATTGTCGCGTCAAACCCGGAAGTACCGATAGTTTCATGCTAGTAGCACCGGGGTATGTTAAGTTACAGTTAAATCTGTTCAGAAAAGATTGCTTCACCTGACCGCAACACATCAC is a window encoding:
- the tmed5 gene encoding transmembrane emp24 domain-containing protein 5, giving the protein MEVVRVILSVLSVFVALVSERFVVVAAFSQSLDSDFTFTLPAGRKECFYQTMKKDASLEIEYQVLDGAGLDVDFFISSPSGQVLFSDYRKSDGVHTVETEDGDYMFCFDNTFSSVSEKLIFFELILDNMDTDEDPDDWKEYVHGVDTLDMRLEDIMDTINNVKARLGKSVHIQTVLRAFEARDRNIQESNFDRVNFWSVINLIVMMLVSAVQVYLVRSLFEDKKIRT